In a single window of the Leptospira sanjuanensis genome:
- a CDS encoding M48 family metallopeptidase, with translation MPDLFYDGKTAAPVSGTLVPQETGLLFLSETLPEGRNTFHFSYTQIRSLEKLGNEYRLQLDDRQETQNDLIFTFDSPQKAQLIQAHRKRLFSNDFKGILSRFLLLPALPQILVAGILAVGIGTLIMTKLDRLYVIVPESADRSLGEMISKQFETNYSECKNAELSQSVKKIRNTIVSPKKRDRYSIRILKSEEVNAFALPGGTIYILSGLLEESESPEEVAAILAHEIAHVENRHGIRQMIRLLGISLVVKLSIGIGFDDIGTLETITEIVNTLTILRYSREFEEEADGEAFETLKKSGIGLGGFVNFFEREEAKLGKKSPQSGKKKAEEQKEWDAAKILDWFSTHPDNQSRIQKAKDFSKGMKAKQRGIRIDRWKTIRENCS, from the coding sequence ATGCCCGATCTTTTCTACGACGGCAAAACCGCCGCTCCGGTCTCCGGGACGCTCGTTCCGCAGGAGACCGGTCTCCTCTTTCTCTCAGAAACGCTTCCCGAAGGAAGAAATACATTCCATTTTTCTTATACACAAATCCGATCGCTTGAAAAACTCGGAAACGAATATAGACTCCAACTCGACGACCGCCAGGAAACGCAAAACGATCTGATTTTCACGTTCGATTCTCCGCAAAAAGCGCAACTGATTCAGGCGCACCGCAAGAGGTTGTTCTCCAACGATTTCAAAGGAATTCTTTCCCGTTTTTTGCTTTTGCCTGCGTTGCCTCAGATCCTCGTTGCGGGAATTCTCGCGGTCGGAATCGGAACTCTGATTATGACGAAGTTGGATCGACTTTATGTAATCGTCCCCGAATCCGCGGACAGATCCCTCGGAGAAATGATCTCGAAACAATTCGAAACGAACTACTCCGAATGCAAAAACGCGGAACTCTCGCAGAGCGTAAAAAAAATCCGCAACACGATCGTATCTCCGAAAAAACGGGATCGGTATTCCATCCGCATTCTCAAAAGCGAAGAGGTAAACGCGTTTGCGTTGCCCGGCGGAACCATCTACATCCTTTCCGGACTTTTGGAAGAATCCGAATCGCCGGAAGAAGTCGCGGCCATCCTCGCGCACGAAATCGCGCACGTGGAAAATCGTCACGGAATTCGGCAGATGATTCGACTGCTCGGAATTTCTCTTGTTGTGAAACTCTCGATCGGAATCGGATTCGACGATATCGGAACGCTCGAAACGATTACGGAGATCGTAAACACTCTCACCATTCTCCGCTACTCGCGCGAGTTCGAAGAGGAAGCGGACGGAGAAGCGTTCGAAACCTTAAAAAAATCCGGCATCGGTCTCGGCGGATTCGTGAACTTCTTTGAAAGGGAAGAAGCGAAGTTGGGAAAGAAATCGCCGCAAAGCGGAAAGAAAAAAGCGGAGGAACAAAAGGAATGGGACGCAGCGAAAATTTTAGATTGGTTTAGTACGCACCCGGACAATCAAAGTCGCATTCAAAAGGCCAAGGATTTTTCCAAAGGAATGAAGGCGAAACAAAGAGGAATCCGAATCGATCGATGGAAAACGATTCGGGAAAATTGTTCGTAA
- the hisC gene encoding histidinol-phosphate transaminase, which produces MIPFQPILNSLKSYEAGKPIELVVREFGIDPHQVIKLGSNENPFGCAQPVVEAVQKAASTMSYYPDDSYLDLKTALGERFGVTPDRIIPGNGSDQVLDFACRCVLGPGDPILINRITFAMYKIYALQCGAKVHSTETVPHDLNAFLDLTKSVKPKIVFLCTPSNPVGDALDKSDVYEFLRRIPEDTLVVIDAAYMEFGNKKDPNKFIPAKEVTDLFPNVFYTGTFSKVYGLGGMRIGYGIGNKELISNLYKMRPPFSVANLSALAATTALQNESHVESYLENNLNEMKRYEEFAKEQRIEFMNSYANFITLFARKNGRSSTEIAQSLLRQGIILRDLKSYELGALRITIGRPDQNDRVLDALRKEFG; this is translated from the coding sequence ATGATTCCCTTTCAACCCATTCTAAATTCGCTTAAAAGCTACGAAGCCGGTAAACCGATCGAACTCGTCGTACGGGAATTCGGGATCGATCCGCACCAAGTCATCAAACTCGGTTCCAACGAAAACCCGTTCGGCTGCGCACAACCAGTCGTCGAAGCCGTTCAAAAGGCCGCTTCCACGATGTCGTATTATCCGGACGATTCTTACCTGGATCTGAAAACCGCGTTAGGCGAAAGATTCGGCGTGACCCCCGATCGGATCATTCCCGGCAACGGAAGCGATCAGGTTTTGGATTTCGCTTGCCGTTGCGTCCTCGGACCGGGAGATCCGATTCTCATCAATCGAATCACGTTCGCGATGTATAAGATCTACGCGCTTCAATGCGGCGCTAAAGTTCATTCCACGGAAACCGTTCCGCACGATCTAAACGCGTTTCTGGATCTCACGAAGTCCGTGAAACCGAAAATCGTCTTTTTATGCACTCCTTCCAATCCGGTCGGCGACGCGCTCGACAAATCGGACGTTTACGAATTTTTAAGAAGGATTCCCGAGGACACGTTAGTCGTCATTGATGCCGCATATATGGAATTCGGAAACAAAAAGGATCCGAACAAATTCATTCCAGCAAAAGAAGTCACCGATCTTTTTCCGAACGTATTTTATACGGGGACATTTTCCAAGGTTTACGGACTCGGAGGAATGCGGATCGGATACGGAATCGGAAACAAGGAATTGATCTCCAATCTGTATAAGATGCGTCCTCCGTTCAGCGTCGCCAATCTCTCCGCGCTCGCGGCCACGACCGCCCTGCAAAACGAATCGCACGTGGAATCCTATCTCGAAAACAATCTAAACGAGATGAAACGATACGAAGAGTTCGCAAAAGAACAGCGGATCGAATTTATGAATTCGTACGCGAACTTCATTACGCTTTTTGCAAGAAAGAACGGGAGATCTTCCACGGAAATCGCGCAATCCCTACTGCGTCAGGGAATCATTCTCCGCGATTTGAAAAGTTACGAATTGGGCGCGCTTCGAATCACGATCGGAAGACCGGACCAAAACGATCGGGTTCTCGACGCTTTGCGCAAAGAATTCGGATAA
- a CDS encoding transcriptional regulator, with protein sequence MFQSEFKQKKTKETIQSIQQRNSESNRIQTETGKGFKLEADAKQVKARPELYDK encoded by the coding sequence ATGTTCCAATCCGAATTCAAACAAAAAAAGACGAAAGAAACGATTCAGTCGATTCAACAGCGAAATTCCGAATCCAACCGGATTCAAACGGAAACGGGAAAAGGTTTTAAACTGGAAGCCGACGCGAAACAAGTCAAGGCTCGTCCGGAACTTTACGACAAATAA
- a CDS encoding replication-associated recombination protein A, translating into MSDLFTKKPIPPLAHKIRPSSFEEVIGQTRATKQLVNYRSPVSIILYGPPGTGKSTLAGILCRKWNLPYVEYNAVSTGVAEIKKLLERAEREGTILLFLDEIHRFSASQQDSLLKGVETGHLVLIGATTENPAFRITRPLLSRCQILKIEPLSLEEQSSLLERGIQNLAYSINLNDEAKETLIRFSGGDGRKLLSNLEGLSFSFPEGHTISKSDVEEYLESRVIEYDKSGESHYDVISAFIKSVRGSDPDAALYYLAVLLEGGEDPLFIMRRLIILASEDVGNASVNGLPLAVSGLHALEAIGMPEGRLILAHVTTFLASCPKSNASYKGLGAALSFVREKGTGIKIPNRLRNAPTFLHKKEGASQGYIYPHDFGGFKEQNYFPDEYADHPPRFYFPTGNGAELKLKEYLEKVWEKTSWKKGD; encoded by the coding sequence TTGAGCGATCTTTTTACAAAGAAGCCGATTCCCCCTCTTGCGCATAAAATCCGTCCTTCCAGTTTCGAAGAGGTCATCGGTCAGACGAGGGCCACCAAACAACTCGTCAACTATCGATCTCCCGTTTCCATCATTCTTTACGGTCCGCCGGGAACCGGAAAATCCACGTTAGCCGGAATTCTTTGCCGCAAATGGAATCTTCCGTATGTCGAATACAACGCCGTTTCCACCGGTGTCGCCGAAATCAAAAAACTTTTGGAACGAGCGGAACGGGAAGGAACCATCCTTTTGTTTTTGGACGAGATCCACCGCTTCAGCGCTTCGCAGCAGGACAGTCTTTTGAAAGGAGTGGAAACGGGCCATCTCGTACTGATCGGCGCCACGACCGAAAACCCGGCCTTCCGAATCACAAGACCTCTTTTATCCCGTTGTCAAATCCTGAAAATCGAACCTTTGAGCCTGGAGGAACAATCCTCCCTTTTGGAAAGAGGCATTCAAAATCTTGCATATTCTATAAATCTAAACGACGAAGCGAAGGAAACGCTGATCCGTTTTTCGGGAGGGGACGGAAGGAAACTTCTTTCGAACCTCGAAGGACTCAGCTTCAGTTTTCCGGAAGGTCATACGATTTCCAAATCGGACGTGGAGGAATATCTAGAAAGCCGCGTGATCGAATACGACAAAAGCGGAGAATCGCACTACGACGTGATTTCCGCGTTTATCAAATCGGTGCGGGGAAGCGATCCCGACGCGGCCTTGTATTATCTCGCCGTTCTTTTGGAAGGAGGGGAAGATCCTCTTTTTATTATGCGAAGATTGATCATTCTCGCGAGTGAGGACGTGGGAAACGCTTCCGTAAACGGTTTGCCCCTCGCGGTTTCCGGCTTACACGCGTTAGAGGCGATCGGAATGCCGGAAGGAAGATTGATTCTCGCGCACGTCACGACCTTCTTAGCCTCCTGCCCGAAATCGAATGCGAGCTACAAGGGATTGGGAGCGGCGCTTTCTTTCGTTCGAGAAAAAGGAACCGGGATTAAAATTCCGAATCGTCTTCGAAACGCGCCCACCTTTCTTCATAAAAAGGAAGGGGCCTCCCAAGGTTATATTTATCCGCACGACTTCGGAGGGTTTAAGGAACAAAATTATTTCCCGGACGAATATGCGGATCACCCGCCCCGTTTTTACTTTCCGACGGGAAACGGAGCCGAGTTGAAGTTGAAGGAATATCTGGAAAAGGTCTGGGAAAAAACTTCTTGGAAAAAAGGGGATTGA
- a CDS encoding YqaA family protein: MTSKECSTENEEIPGKEPDRVVRKLFRQTLVGIVILVLGVVFLARVFPEPVLAVSQKFIDITGVFGVGIGILLADSLHVFIPPDVFLMIAVAGKLNSILVIASASIGSLIGGTISYLTGRILLPKIEGIASFVKKHEQKLEHYLHRYGFWAVVLAALTPLPYSWVSLAAGAMKMRYVLFFQGCLFRIPRFIVFYYLIQFGWVGGGM, encoded by the coding sequence ATGACCTCGAAAGAATGTTCCACAGAAAATGAAGAAATTCCCGGTAAAGAACCGGATAGAGTCGTTCGAAAATTATTCCGTCAAACGTTAGTCGGAATCGTGATTCTCGTATTGGGAGTCGTGTTCTTGGCGCGCGTGTTTCCCGAACCCGTCCTTGCCGTTTCACAAAAGTTCATAGACATCACCGGAGTGTTCGGAGTCGGGATCGGCATTCTACTTGCGGATTCCCTGCACGTATTCATTCCGCCCGACGTCTTTCTGATGATCGCCGTTGCGGGAAAGTTGAATTCGATTTTAGTCATCGCATCCGCTTCGATCGGAAGTCTCATCGGAGGAACGATTTCGTATCTTACCGGGAGAATTCTTCTGCCTAAGATAGAAGGAATCGCGAGCTTCGTCAAAAAACACGAACAAAAGCTAGAACACTATCTGCATCGATACGGTTTTTGGGCCGTGGTCTTGGCCGCATTGACTCCGCTTCCGTATTCCTGGGTTTCTTTGGCGGCGGGCGCGATGAAAATGAGATACGTTTTGTTTTTTCAGGGTTGTCTTTTTCGAATTCCGCGTTTTATAGTATTCTATTATCTGATTCAATTCGGTTGGGTCGGAGGCGGAATGTGA
- the mutL gene encoding DNA mismatch repair endonuclease MutL, whose protein sequence is MGKIQELSPELINQIAAGEVIESAHSVVKELMENSMDAGATQVDIESKDGGLSLLRITDNGSGIAPEDLEPALKRHATSKIRDYKDLESVLSYGFRGEALASIASVSRLTLESGTKDQKTAWKIRSTGGTISDREEIPGFTGTKILVEELFFNTPVRRKFLKSIRSEDKKIRDRVTTQALAREDVRFRLFQDGKEVFVLPSRENKKDRIIDLFGENFRDHLLEVSLERGGIKAYGYISDPDFYKSNRTGQFIFINGRPIEIKYSSVLLKKAYDELLPPNGHPYCFLFFDIDPSRVDVNVHPAKKEIRFLDEEGFNGFFLTLIQKELRSSTPVSFLELKKRLLRPTPDAFKTSSLYQAHSSSRAQESPLLSRELFSEIPRQEGFDLERMGPGASLSALTDERVKHSSFVPKKHFGVLFETFILAEAEDGFYIIDQHTAHERIRYEEVLRKLEKKNYGIQPLLTPIRIDVSKQEQEEILNRRKEYEEVGIHLDPLGEDSVVLREIPAYMEPGEEKEIILDFLNRTEGKETTEPELYDLMAKCVACRSAIKKGDQLSDPILAEILNRLSYCENPSRCPHGRPTLVKLSRDDLERMFHRK, encoded by the coding sequence AACGGTTCGGGAATCGCTCCCGAAGATTTGGAACCTGCGTTAAAACGACATGCCACGAGTAAGATCCGAGATTATAAGGATCTTGAATCCGTTTTGAGTTACGGATTCCGCGGCGAAGCGCTCGCTTCCATCGCGTCGGTATCCCGCCTAACGTTGGAAAGCGGAACCAAGGATCAGAAAACCGCTTGGAAGATCCGTTCGACCGGAGGAACGATTTCCGATCGAGAAGAAATTCCCGGATTTACGGGAACGAAAATTCTCGTGGAAGAACTTTTCTTTAACACTCCCGTCCGCAGAAAATTCCTAAAGTCGATCCGCTCCGAAGATAAAAAGATCCGCGACCGCGTAACGACGCAAGCGCTTGCGAGAGAAGACGTTCGCTTTCGTCTTTTTCAAGACGGAAAGGAAGTGTTCGTTCTTCCTTCCAGGGAAAATAAAAAGGATCGGATCATCGATCTGTTCGGGGAGAATTTCCGGGATCATCTTTTGGAAGTGAGTTTGGAACGGGGCGGAATCAAAGCCTACGGTTATATCAGCGATCCCGATTTTTATAAATCGAATCGGACCGGACAATTCATCTTCATCAACGGAAGACCGATCGAAATCAAGTACAGCTCCGTTCTTTTAAAAAAAGCGTATGACGAACTGCTTCCTCCGAATGGACATCCGTATTGTTTTTTATTTTTCGATATCGATCCTTCCCGAGTGGACGTTAACGTCCATCCAGCCAAAAAAGAAATCCGCTTTTTGGACGAGGAAGGTTTCAACGGATTTTTTCTCACTCTCATTCAAAAGGAATTGCGATCTAGCACTCCGGTCAGTTTTTTAGAATTGAAAAAACGTCTTTTAAGACCGACACCCGATGCGTTTAAAACGAGTTCTTTGTATCAAGCGCATTCTTCTTCCCGAGCGCAGGAGAGTCCGCTGCTCAGTCGAGAGTTGTTCAGCGAAATTCCCAGACAGGAAGGTTTCGATCTGGAAAGAATGGGACCGGGAGCTTCTCTTTCGGCGCTTACCGACGAACGGGTGAAACATTCTTCCTTTGTTCCGAAAAAACACTTCGGAGTTCTATTCGAAACGTTTATCCTCGCGGAAGCGGAAGACGGTTTTTACATCATCGATCAACATACGGCGCACGAACGAATCCGATACGAAGAAGTTCTTCGAAAACTAGAAAAGAAGAATTACGGAATCCAGCCGCTTTTGACGCCGATTCGAATCGACGTTTCCAAACAGGAACAGGAAGAAATTTTAAACCGACGTAAGGAATACGAAGAAGTCGGAATTCACCTCGATCCGCTCGGGGAGGACAGCGTGGTTCTTCGGGAAATTCCGGCTTATATGGAACCGGGAGAGGAAAAGGAAATCATTCTCGATTTTCTAAACCGAACCGAAGGAAAGGAAACCACCGAACCCGAGTTATACGACTTGATGGCAAAGTGTGTCGCCTGCCGTTCCGCGATCAAAAAAGGGGATCAGCTTTCGGATCCGATCCTCGCCGAAATTTTAAACAGACTGAGTTATTGCGAAAATCCTTCCCGTTGTCCGCACGGAAGACCCACCTTAGTAAAGTTGAGCAGAGATGACCTCGAAAGAATGTTCCACAGAAAATGA